A section of the Paramisgurnus dabryanus chromosome 4, PD_genome_1.1, whole genome shotgun sequence genome encodes:
- the fbxo8 gene encoding F-box only protein 8 translates to MGQGLWRVVRNQQLQQQYSEQCFLQRDRERAWRDGPPLAEPLQRGRTPQCQVPGTDISHLLRVRKGKDEQGFIDLEMLPPELSITILSYLNATDLCLASCVWQDLGSDEYLWQGLCKSTWGHCSIYNRRLPPGFSYRKLYMELDEGSLTFNANPQEGISYFMSRGILLDHPKEIAKFIFYTRMLNWKMLRNYLDERRDVLDELVTLHNFSNQFLPNALRDFFRHIHAPEERGEYLETLITKFSHRFCACNPTVVQDMGLSPDAVYVLCYSLILLSIDLTSPHVKNKMSKREFIRNTRRAAQNISEDFVGHLYDNIYLIGHVAA, encoded by the exons ATGGGTCAGGGTCTGTGGAGGGTGGTGAGGAACCAGCAGCTGCAGCAGCAGTACAGCGAACAGTGCTTCCTCCAGCGGGATAGAGAGCGGGCCTGGAGGGATGGGCCCCCACTAGCTGAACCGCTGCAGCGGGGCCGCACACCGCAGTGCCAGGTCCCTGGCACTGACATAAGTCACCTGCTGCGTGTCCGTAAGGGCAAAGATGAACAGGGCTTCATCGACCTCGAGATGCTGCCACCTGAACTCAGCATCACCATCCTGTCCTATTTGAATGCTACCGATTTGTGCCTGGCCTCCTGTGTGTGGCAGGACTTGGGCAGTGATGAGTACTTGTGGCAGGG CTTGTGCAAGTCCACTTGGGGTCACTGTTCCATATACAACCGAAGGCTTCCACCTGGATTTTCCTATAGAAAACTTTACATGGAGTTAGATGAAGGAAGTCTTACATTCAATGCCAACCCGCAAGAg GGTATCAGTTACTTCATGTCCAGAGGTATTCTGCTGGACCACCCGAAGgaaattgccaagtttatattCTATACCAGAATGCTAAACTGGAAGATGCTGCGGAATTATCTTGACGAACG GCGAGATGTCCTGGATGAGCTGGTCACCCTTCATAATTTTAGCAACCAGTTCCTCCCTAATGCACTGAGAGACTTTTTCAGGCACATCCATGCTCCAGAGGAGAGGGGCGAGTACCTGGAGACCCTAATTACCAAGTTCTCCCATCGCTTTTGTGCCTGCAACCCCACTGTAGTGCAGGACATGGGTCTTAGTCCTG ATGCAGTGTATGTTCTGTGCTACTCCCTCATCCTTCTTTCCATTGATCTTACCAGTCCTCACGTGAAGAACAAGATGTCCAAGAGAGAATTTATCCGAAACACCCGGCGGGCAGCTCAGAACATCAGTGAGGATTTCGTAGGCCACCTCTATGACAACATCTATCTGATCGGCCACGTGGCGGCCTAG